Part of the Vespa velutina chromosome 7, iVesVel2.1, whole genome shotgun sequence genome, CGTTCTATTAAAtccgaatataaaaaataaatattaatattttatacgattacatttttaacaGAATTCATAATTACAGATAATCAATTCATGTTTACCGAgcgattgaaaattattagaattttttcgttcgtttattaaaaagtattcaaCAAAAGCCTCAACAACACTTTCGAAGtacgtattaataaataagacatTCGAAAACAATTGGATTTCGACCAATAGGAATGAAGTTGTCATTTAAATTGTGCAATGTAAAGCTGCGtccttattaaaataataacgaaagaactTTTTGTCGGCTCTTGTTGCTGTACGTTCTGAAACATTTTCAAACGGCCTCAATTTATGGAAAAACATTTTGTCTACATTGAAACAACATAACCTGAGAAACATTTGTGTTATGTTTTCGACTTTAAAGTTACGTTTGTTGTTCTAACATGTAGTTGTCCATACTCAAGTCAGTTTGTTTCAAGCTGTTAATGATGACTGAAAGAGACTTGCTCCTTTCAACTGCGGTATTTATTATCAGTGgtaaaaagaggagaaaacaaaatgtagGTTTTGATTAACTTTAAATCATCCAAAATTCAGAGGCATGCAACTTATGAATGcattaaaatataactttttaacAAATGGACGTTAaccttcaaatttttatacgcTTGTTAATTACGAACTTAAAGTATCTACTTCAAAGCATCAATCCTATTTGTAGATTagcaatattttaaaataattaataattagttaataatatgtaaatatattgagATTTCTGACCATTCATTGATAtaccttttaaaaatttcaaagaaggtaatttctaaaattattcttaaaacCTTCAATATGATTGTCGACATGTTGAAAGAACatgtaattgtaaataaatattattttatttttacataaaaggtaaaaagtttattaaatatattaattaattataccttATAGCCAATAgctaattatataatgttattttcttgAGTCTATGGCATAACATGTTCATTTACACAATAAACagtattaccattataatatgATTACAGGAATAATAGTGTTGTAGAACATGAAGTAACTTCATATTCATTGATTTGAAATGAACGGTGGTaaaattataagtaataatttgtTCAATCTTGAAGATTATGAAGTTGATGATGAATTTTGAAGAAATGATGGTTGATCATAATTACTTATTGATGCTTCTCACAGAATGTTGCAAATAATATGTTCTACCATATTCTACGAATGATCTGTCCGAACTACTCTCAATTTATATGCTATATACTCACCAAAAACTGTAAATCTATCatgatgttttttttattgtcgaGTAGTCTTCATTGATGTCAAattgtttgttattttcttttgctaaAGCTTTGTTATTAGATGGATTTTGAGATTTCTTAGTTTATCCTTCATctgaagaataatttaattcttcttttgtagAAATATTTGGACTGTGTTCTTTTTGGATAAAAGTCCATATTTCTGGCTTTATGGTTTGCTTTTGTTGATTGCATTTTTTGTTAATGTCTTCTGTTGCATGTAAGGTTTCCGAATTATCATTGTTGACTTTTATATCGCTCTCATTAGATTCTGAAGGAttctgaaataatttcaaaaatataaagaaattgaaatttttaatttcaaaattttttcatgGATTCAAGAGCTCAAACAAAGGGATCACtgcaaagaatttttaattgctGGTTGTTAAgaacaaatttcaaaaaatatctttagaaCTTTGTCTACTAGATTTAGTAtactataaaaatcattacttCTACATTTGACAGAAGTTGAGAAAGTCGTTGCCACCTATATTCGCTTGCACAACTTTCTTAGCTgtaattcaatttctttctagAACTGACGTTCTTGTCATATATATCAACAGAAACGTTTGATCTGAAAGGTAATGATACAGAGAACATTATACCTGGTTCATGGAAACAAGAAATGGGAGATCAATTAAATCTTGCatcaattagaaaaagatcACATAATTCTTcacaaaaagcaaaaaatattttaaaagaatttagtAAATATTTTGTGTCACCCAAAGGTCAGATTCcatggaaataaaattattgttaatgaaaattagatttaaattaaaataaataacagccagtattttgaaaaaaatcaaataatttaggccaaattataattaataaaatatatatatatatacttaattgaAAACTTACCTCCATTTTTTCACTTAAAACATTATCACTCCGTTTGCGAATCATGTTTTTATTCCTAAGATATAGTATGGAATTATAAGCGTatcatttagaaataaatacatcTTCATCTCCTGATTTCTTCatggaattctttttttcttcggtcCCTGTAAAATTGTGCacttaattttttcatttttcgtttgaCTTGTACTATACCTGTTTTGATAACACTACTGATTTTTTTACACGTGCCTTctcttaaaattaaaattttgcatTTATAATGTGTATTTGAAGGAATCCAcaaatattcgtattttttgtactgttcaattaataattaattcattgtcCCATATTACTATTTCGGACattttacctatatatatctatatgtatgaatTACGTTAATGTCAACAACAAAGCGTATAAACTGGGGGAATATTTGTTTCTGTTGTCATGTATTGGCCGTgcgtttcttatatttttctttatttttaccgGTCTGaatggaaatagaaagataaacgaCTTTTGTTGCTAAGAATGACGAAATAACCTTCGATAATAAGTGGCGACTTTTTTGAAATACATGGAACATCAACAAAAAGTTCTTCGTTTTTGTTGCTTCAGTGGGGACAAGATTTTACAGATTTGTTTCAAACTGCAAGGCAAAGGTTTTTTCTAATCAcatatgaaaagaaacaaaattttttttttttctatgtagtATTTATTggttttctttaataaataacaatattatataatatttttaattcatctgTGATTAAGATaagtaaacaataaaaagtatcctaaatttgtttaaaactatgacattatttaaatgttataatagttaataaGCTTTATTTATGAACAATTATTAATCTCGATTTTATATGCAAAGTTTTCGCACGAAACTTTGTATATTcagaagtattatttttttaaataataaaaattgtacgtaaagaatttatattttacaattaacaatttataataacttctataataattatatatattttgttacaaTGATAGAATTACattaacgatttatttataggTTAGATTTAAAACGAGATTAAAGATGCCGTATGAAATGTTACACGTCAACTTTtgatatactatattatatggACTGATcattgaaaacaaaagaatatgaatatttattctttattgtaAGCATATctctgatataaataatttgttatacaGTATAAGTGTTTTGCATTAATAAGCACGTGTCTCATGCAGACCTTGTAATGTTAAACTTAAGAGGACAATAAAGTATATtcaatacattattttatttcagaacacctataatattaataatgaacatgacattaataataattgtctgtacacttttattcgttttacttACATTAccaatgttattaatatattggaGAAGAATATATGCAAAAGAACGTACAAAtaggaaacgaaaaggaacTGTTGTTGCATTTTTCCACCCATATTGTAATGCAGGTGGCGGAGGTGAAAGAGTGCTCTGGGCAGTTATTAAAGCTGTACAATctaagtatattaaaaaattctatttaataatatatgataggtaaatgtatatttattttctttctttttattaatttatacagaTATCCAAATATACACATAGTTATTTATACTGGAGACTTGGATGCTGATCCTGAacagattttaaataaatcacaaaaatcatttaatataaaaattcaatcgaatattaaatttatatatcttcataAACGTAAATGGGTAGAAGCACAAATTTATCCTTATTTCACACTTTTGGGTCAAAGTTTAGGATCTATATGGTTGGGTATTGAGGcattaaataatttagtaCCAGgtaaaattacaatataataaaaaattttttatttaaactttgtaatatccattttatttctattttagatatttatattgatacaATGGGTTATGCTTTTACATATccattatttagatatataggAGGTTGTAAAGTTGCATCGTACACCCATTATCCTACAATTTCAACGGATATGTTGAGACATGTTTACAAACGTGTAATATCACATAATAATCGTCGTATAATCGCAAGAAATCCATTTTTATCAGCTGCGAAAATTGcttattatagattatttgCATTggtaaatattcttatttttagtaatctataaatatacatttataattaaacatttaatattacattattaaaatgataatatgataattattcatGCAGTTATATGGACTTGCTGGTAGGACAGCAGAGATTGTAATGGTGAATTCTTCCTGGACAGAAGAACATATTAATGCCATTTGGAAATGCCCTTTGCGGACTCACAGAATCTATCCACCAACAAATGTACAGCATTTAACATCTCTTCCACTTTTTGATGATACCAAAGAAGACAGTCAAATTCGAATAGTATCTATTGCACAATTTAGGCCAGAAAAAAATCATCCTCTCATGTTGAGAACAATGTATGAATTAAGATCGATAGTTAAAGAGGAAGTATGGGAAAAGGTAATTAGaatgttttttataaaaatcaaatcaatgATTTCTTAGTATAAACTCTTGATTATCTTTTTAGATACGCTTGGTATTCATTGGATCTTGTAGAGATGAAGGAGATGAAGTACGTGTAAAAGACATGCAAGACTTATCTAAACATTTTGCTTTGGATGAAAATgttgaatttaaattgaatatacCTTATTCTGAACTTGTATCAGAACTACAAAAAGCATCAATAGGATTGCATGCTATGTGGAACGAACATTTTGGTATCAGTATAGTAGAATGCATGGCTATTGGATTAATTATGATAGCTCATGATTCTGGTGGACCAAggtattgaaattattatatttgttttaaaatttatgatatgaaaaagaaaaagaattcatttattcgaaataattttttttaactaaaaatgtaatatttcagAGCAGATATAATAGAAACGCAGCCTGGTAGTCAAACTGGTTTTTTAgcagaagaagcagaagaataTGCGAAAATAATAgcacatattataaatatgcatCCTGAAGATAAAAAGACTATTAGACTAGCTGCAAGGTATTATAGTTAATCTATTTAGAACACCATTTTTTcgtaaattgttatattacattttatatttaattttaatgtcTTTTTTTCAGAGCATCTGTTAGTCGATTTTCTAGTGAATTATTCGAATTAGAAGTTTTACGAGCTATAGAACCATTTTTTAGACAAAAAcaagattaatattatgaatttacaaactatacatttattttaaatatttaacacgaattactatcgtaatatatttttaatgttattctGTGAAATTATTGATCAATCCGCATCCTTCACATTCTAAAATATAGGAAGGTGAATTTCCTACTCTTCCACTttctaataaatgaaaacgaagtccacggttgCCTAACATTATTTTCTGCAATTTTCATGGCAGTCTTAGTATGAGAAGTAatcttgttttctattttaaccCTTGAAATTCCTTTCGCCAATgccataaaaattattatctaaagaaagaaagattagttacaataagaataataaatttatcataaaattataataagcaACTTACTTGATCTTGAGCATAATAATCTACGCATGCTCCATTTAGGAACGGTTCTAAAGCTTCATTAGCTGCAAATATACCTGGTTTTACCATCTGTCTCATTTTCAGTGTCATACCAGTACCACCAAACATACAGCCTGTTGTTGTTGAGCAAACTATACTGttgttttaaatgaaataaatataatttatcaatattttctaattaaaatccgatgttctttttttactatgaaagaaaatattaaaaatatttgagtatctagttttctttttagatattaaaacTCACTTAATACCAGATCCATATGTTTGTCTGTGTTCTTTGGAAGATTCAATATTGATACATGTATACTTGTATCTCCAGTTACATAAGCCCAGCCTGATATTTCACAAAGTATACCAAGATCAGTTATGTTAACTGAATTCAAGTTTCTTATTGGTGTTATACATAAATGCACTGTACCTGTTCCTTCTGGATAATAAACCCttcaatcataattaatttaaaactacgtacatgtaaaattttatataaaagaaatgaataaacaccttcttaaaataacaaaatcaaAATCTGCTccaaatttattcaatatggGCCTAATTACTTCTGTAAGATATTCTATATGTGGTGCCATAGTAACATTTGTGCCTCCTTTAAGAATTAATAGAATATCAGATTTTTGTGGTAGAAATAGAACACATGGTAATGCAATTTGTGCCAAAAACGTATAGAGTCATTTGACAACAGATCAGTTTCAAATTCAGTTGCATGTCTTTGTAACGATTTTGGATAAAACTTTAAATCTCTTGATTCTAAATATGCTCCAGAAACTTCTGCACTACACATATCTTTCACTAATTCTATtcctattaaattaataaagtagaaagattatcaagtaaatatataaaaactttaaatatctttcttataatagatatgtatgtgtaccaTAAAATGTTGCTTTCCTAATCCAGGTGTAGATCGGCCTGctcttatattattaatctcaATAGGTATTCCATAAAGTGCACTCAATGATACAGCTAGTCTTAAAATTTGTCCACcctgtataatatattgatgATATATGCTTCTTTTAATACACAATGTTTTacaaaacattaaataaaatacaaactcAACCCTATACTTCCATCAATCATCATTACTAATGACATTTTAGAAAAAGATCTAAACATGCATTTATTCAATGATAAAGCATAATTAAAGTGCTATATTCTGAAAGTGCCGGTTGAATACGTATTTTCGACACACTAAATATTAACTCAGTCGAGCGAATTTCTGTCAAAGAATGTAGATGATCAGTTAAAggggaaatttatctatctatagcCTACTATAGAaccaattttttcttctctaaaaTATTGCCTAAAATTGCTCTTTTAAtagtaattttcaaattttacggCAACgcttatatcatatatataaaaatcaaataaaacacAATCATATAATATCAGGACGTGTaggataaaattgaaaatgttatttacaTTAACTACTCTATTTAGagattacaattatatttatgtaatattcaCAAATTTAGGCAAAGTTTTAggtaatattcaaataatttgtataaaaattatttttttaattaaattcaattgtaTTAAATGCATGATCTTTCCTTATAAGTTAAAAACATGAAGGAACAATAATGTTTGCAATTTGCATGCTATGGGTTATTCATGTAAGTAAAAATTTGTGAATAGAAACTTTGAAAATAGAAACTTTATGAATCAagcaatgattataatatatttatttaactttatcaGGTACACAGTAGTTTAACCACTAATTAACTTTGGCAGCTTTGGATATGATCTAAGGATGGATGATTTTTTCAGTCTTCTTTTGTTGCTGGCTTCTTTAGTGGCTTCGTAGCATGTTTATTGTCTTTATGTGTTTTGCCAGAGAAGGCGTAACAGTCGCAACGAGGTCGCCACAATGCGTATTCCATTACCGCCatctttctaataaatttcgcgttaaaaatcttttctcggaattatattattttgcttcttttcctttttatttgtttgattGTTTAAAATGTAAACTAATGATATAAAGAGTATTACACTAATAATATTCAGGTAATAATAACGTGtaacatatcatatatattttacattttatttattgagatttctttctatatgaatgacaatttaataatgcgaaaatatgatttaacacaaaatattatttaatgcatcctatatattttaagatcgaagaaaaattctagAGAAGTTTCAGTTTCATAATAACTAAAAAAGTCCatattaatatcgaagatattattttcgatgttctttttatatcacatATTAACTATATCAAGATAATTACGTATTTTAATACAGTTGTCATGGATCTGAGCATATACTATGTTACCtattggtaataatattatagtaaaataatttatgcaactatgtttattatattatattatataatacatatataatatatattattattattagtaattattattctaattaacatacttattattattattattattattattattattattattattattattattattattattattattattattattattattattattattattattatgttttatcaGTAAGTAAATGCAATAAGCTGACTAGTAAACTTTATAGATCACAGGTAGGAAGGGAGTGTTGCATTTGCAGCACCTATGTACATTTTtagattaaatatttgtatatggtTTTGCTATtgcttcatctttttttttctaaattatataattttctatatcattataattgaaaatttgttttattcataaaattgaCTAAATGGAcatgtaaaattttaataagtgATTGACTTAttgcatatatttaataaaggaAATCACAATGAacacattaatataataaaaataaaaataacataatatgtataaaagataattaatataacttcaattattataagaatacaatgaaatcataattataaattcatgtGTGACACAATTTAACAGAAGTCTTTTTGGAACACTCAGGTGTATATCTTATTAAgcatagagtaatatttaataaattaagtaCAAagatattagttttattataaactattggtaagaataaaattaaaaagatcgctatatagtttattaattaatagtaaaCTTCATTGAAGATACATATTTACTAAGCCTGTATAATTTTAACAGGAAAGGCAGTTTGAACTCCAAACTTTGGAGtagatattttatcatttcttttataactgTCAAAATACTTATTCCATAAAGTATAATAACCAGTCAAACAATATAACTTCGAGAATAAGAGGTTCTGTATCAATAAAGTGAACAGCATAATTTTGTGCATTACACATATGgtaaataaaacttatttctataaaataatatactatatataccaCATTTTTggttttaatacaaatttgaaaaactgatcttacaattttattttataaattgaagACAACATACAAACGATATGCATGTATATcctttataaaatgtattatatcgcTATTAATAAAGATGTGGATATATCAGAGTTAATGAGTAAAATTTGAgtactatattattaaatattaattgtttaaatgtttatGCTCTCACATTTAGAtagatgtaaatattttaatagttaGATTATTTTTCACTGTGCAAGCAAGacaaatatattgtttatgcattaaatggaattaatattttcttaaacttgtttttttttctttttcttttttttttttttttttttttatatataaagcaaATACTTCCATATCTTTACTTTCCCTGCAATTATAACTGCGTTGGTTGCAATCAAAGCAATTCATTGGATAATTGATATTCTTATAAGTATCTACTGAATTATCTTATTCGTTGTAAAATAAAGTTGTAAtaccatattatatatttttaaaatattaggCTTATAAGGTAAACTATTTACGCtacttctatattttttttttctttgtaataatgttttagttttttttttgtattaggCAGCAACAGTACACATGATTTTTGCATCTTATAAAGAATGATGctacatttttattctaaattgtattaatttgaaaatttttcagtATCATTATGTACTGTGCATagtaatcaaattatttaaattatgctACAGGTGccatatttgtttataatacataaaatgtaCTTATATCACAGTAAGCAAATTCAAATGGTTATCTTTGTGAATAACGTTTAGCACATCGtttatatcttaataatatcaagtaaatagaatatatttagcAAGCGTTgggtgaaaaaatatttcatctgGAAGAAAAAGCAGTAAATTCTCAAAATATCGACGGAATTATGTGGATGGAAATATTGCTCTACATACAATAAGCCGAACTACATCATCATTGTAATCCATTTTGATTAATGGCtgtataaattatcttttaatagataaatttgCTCATAGCATTAAAAAAGcagtatataaatgtaaagtaTCTAGCTTTAACTTATGCAAATTGATATCTTAttagtacatatattatagCCTTGTTCATGCATCAAgatattcacttttttttacatatatatatatatatatatacatatatatatatatatatatatatatatatatatatatatatatatatattgcacaCTAATATTTTtaggggtaaaaaaaaaagaaaaaaaaatgaaaaggagaaCAAATTATGTTCAATTAATTCCTGATAATAGCTTGCATCATGTagcttttataatatattattatttgcttctcttttacgatatattaacatatttactATGATGtttaactataattatttctaaatgtaataaataaataaataaataaatgttgcCGTGTATTATGGAATTAGTCtccttcgataataataaacatttttactgTGACTAGATGCAGAAACATGAATgtcaacaaatattatttttaaaatcaattacagAAACATAATAAGCATAGGAACATTTTGAATATGATTGTAAATATACTTTATCAATCATGAGTAGTATAAATCATTGTTATATCCTTATTAAGACAAGTTTTTATActcataaaagtaaataaataagaatcatATATTACTGTAATCGTGTagcaattataatataaattattgataatatgtCTATTATTTGTGCTAAGAAGGTaagtagtaatattatttgtaatatcaatgaaaaaatcaACTATTTCATGATGCTTTACCATAACTGATTGATAAAGTTTGtcataatttaatgaaaatagacCTGCTTTAgagatttaattattgatttaataaaagcaatatattattttcacacAAATTAccgcatattttttttcccaaatttttatatatttttagccATTTGTATAATTGTATCTAATTACGCTTTTTCATTGTGCTTCTTCATATGTTATTGTatgattaatatcaattaataaatatatctttcaagACTAGCTTGGGTAATGCTGTTTAAATTTTGTCCAAAATTTGAAATGTTTGGACAgtcaataaaatgattaaatttcgAGCAAGATTGTTAAAAATCGTTAGACTTATGCtattaataaacttttctatttcgtaGAACTGTTAAAGCGCTTTTTAAGCGTAtccaaaatattcattttcataattacaTTCTTCACGCcagtaaaagagagacaatGATCACTCATATCCTAATGAATGATTGTCCGCTTAAACCAGAATATTCTATaatcttaatattaataataaagaactggtaatttataaataaaattattatactctATGTTCTTGGAGCTTTTGTAGTTCTTGTAGAGGATTGTGTGCATTTGCATTGTTCGGTTGTAGCAGCATTCGAATACACTCGAGAAGTTATATGTGGTAATGAACATAAAAGATTAGGTCCACGCAAACTTCCAGCAAAACCACTTCTACCCAAAAAACTATGTGCACACTTGTACAGTTGGGTTTGCAAGATTAATACATCATCGAGGTCTTCTTCgctgtattataaatataaaacttgtattataatattttaataattttttgaatataaataaataattacccTGCCGCAGCCAGGAACTTTTGGAAAAGTCTATTGGGAACAGTACATGGTCGATCAACTGTATCTGCATAAAGTTCTGTTTCTCTATTATATAAGTGTAAGAAATCTGATAATTGCTTAGCAGTTATAGCTGCACGATCTTTGTCACTCAGTTTACTGCTTGGTAACTATTAATACAAGaatgatattttcaatacttgtattattatcatttacattatagaaaatatattttatagtaatatatcagaaaataaaaatttctacttACTGTAAATAAAAACGGAGTTCTTAAGTTAGACGAGGACTGTTGAAGAAATTTCATAACA contains:
- the LOC124950699 gene encoding GDP-Man:Man(3)GlcNAc(2)-PP-Dol alpha-1,2-mannosyltransferase-like isoform X1 — its product is MNIYSLLTPIILIMNMTLIIIVCTLLFVLLTLPMLLIYWRRIYAKERTNRKRKGTVVAFFHPYCNAGGGGERVLWAVIKAVQSKYPNIHIVIYTGDLDADPEQILNKSQKSFNIKIQSNIKFIYLHKRKWVEAQIYPYFTLLGQSLGSIWLGIEALNNLVPDIYIDTMGYAFTYPLFRYIGGCKVASYTHYPTISTDMLRHVYKRVISHNNRRIIARNPFLSAAKIAYYRLFALLYGLAGRTAEIVMVNSSWTEEHINAIWKCPLRTHRIYPPTNVQHLTSLPLFDDTKEDSQIRIVSIAQFRPEKNHPLMLRTMYELRSIVKEEVWEKIRLVFIGSCRDEGDEVRVKDMQDLSKHFALDENVEFKLNIPYSELVSELQKASIGLHAMWNEHFGISIVECMAIGLIMIAHDSGGPRADIIETQPGSQTGFLAEEAEEYAKIIAHIINMHPEDKKTIRLAARASVSRFSSELFELEVLRAIEPFFRQKQD
- the LOC124950702 gene encoding RNA 3'-terminal phosphate cyclase-like isoform X2, whose translation is MAPHIEYLTEVIRPILNKFGADFDFVILRRVYYPEGTGTVHLCITPIRNLNSVNITDLGILCEISGWAYVTGDTSIHVSILNLPKNTDKHMDLVLI
- the LOC124950702 gene encoding RNA 3'-terminal phosphate cyclase-like isoform X1 codes for the protein MAPHIEYLTEVIRPILNKFGADFDFVILRRVYYPEGTGTVHLCITPIRNLNSVNITDLGILCEISGWAYVTGDTSIHVSILNLPKNTDKHMDLVLSEF
- the LOC124950699 gene encoding GDP-Man:Man(3)GlcNAc(2)-PP-Dol alpha-1,2-mannosyltransferase-like isoform X2; this translates as MQKNVQIGNEKELLLHFSTHIVMQVAEVKECSGQLLKLYPNIHIVIYTGDLDADPEQILNKSQKSFNIKIQSNIKFIYLHKRKWVEAQIYPYFTLLGQSLGSIWLGIEALNNLVPDIYIDTMGYAFTYPLFRYIGGCKVASYTHYPTISTDMLRHVYKRVISHNNRRIIARNPFLSAAKIAYYRLFALLYGLAGRTAEIVMVNSSWTEEHINAIWKCPLRTHRIYPPTNVQHLTSLPLFDDTKEDSQIRIVSIAQFRPEKNHPLMLRTMYELRSIVKEEVWEKIRLVFIGSCRDEGDEVRVKDMQDLSKHFALDENVEFKLNIPYSELVSELQKASIGLHAMWNEHFGISIVECMAIGLIMIAHDSGGPRADIIETQPGSQTGFLAEEAEEYAKIIAHIINMHPEDKKTIRLAARASVSRFSSELFELEVLRAIEPFFRQKQD